The sequence ACGGGAACGCCGGCGGATTTGGCATGGTTGATGGATTCGATGGTTTGCGGCATGACGCCGTCATCTGCGGCGACGACAAGAACGGCAATATCCGTAACCTGTGCACCGCGGGCACGCATGGCCGTAAACGCTTCATGCCCGGGCGTGTCCATGAAAACGATCTTCCTGCCCTTATACCGTACCTGATAAGCGCCGATATGCTGCGTAATACCGCCGGCTTCGTGACTGGTAACGTTAGTTTCGCGAATCGCATCGAGCAGGCTGGTTTTGCCGTGATCGACGTGTCCCATGATCGTGACGACAGGCGGACGAGTCTGGAGAGAATCTTCGGCATCGATAATTTCTTCGATTTCCGTCGGATCCTCCGGCGCCGCCTCCATCGTTACGGCAACATTGAATTCATCGGCAATCAGTACAGCCGTATCGTAATCGATCTCCTGATTGATCGTCGCCATAATGCCGCCCATAAGGAGCCGTTTAATGACTTCACCAACTTCACGCCCCAATTTTTCGGCAAAATCTTTTACACTGATCGTTTCCGGCAGTTCGATCGCCGTCGGATAGTTTTTCTTGCGCGCCGGCGCCGCATTTACCTGGTTTTGCTGATTATGCTGCGCCTGACGGTTATTTTTATTCTTCTTGCCTTTCCCCTTATTCAGCACATTGGAAAGAAGCGTGTGTGGCCGACTGCCGCTCCCCTTGGCGTTGCCGCCGTTCTTATTGCCGTGGTTTTGGGTGCGGCCGCCTTTGCCGTGACCACTGTCACCGCTTTGCTGACTATGACCGAAATACTTCGTCCGTTTGGCCTCGCCCTGTTTATGCTGGCCACCCTGTGTCCCCTGAACCGCACCTCCGGCGCGGTTGTCACGCTGTTCTGTCTGCTGGTTGCGCCGCCCATTGGCGGTATTCTGGCGGTTGCCGCGGTTCTGTTGGGCGCCGTTCTTTCCGCTCTGGCCGTGACGCTGCGCGCCTTGCTGACCGTCGCGCTGCTGGCCGTTTTGATTGCCCGACTGCTTACTTCGGTTATCAGGCATCTGCCGAACGCTGCGATCCTTCTGCCGCTGTTGCCGCCCGTCTGCCGCATCAGTCGCTTTTCGCTGCCGCGCTTCACGCTGCTGCGGCGGTCTTACGGCGGCGGCTTGCGGTGTTTTACCGCCCTGCCGGCCGGCGCTCTGTTGCGGTTTCGGCGCATCCCCTTGCTTCTTTCCTTTAAAACTCTTATCCAATATGGATTGTATTTTATCGTCAACGCCGGTAAAATTACCAGCCTTTATATTATGTTCAGCCAACTTTTGAATAACTGACTTTGTCGGCACGCCATATTCACGTGCGGCTTCAAATATTCGTTTTGTCGTCATCTAGTTACCCCCTTCAGTTAGTACGTAACACGTCTTCTATGGCTTTGGCAAATCCCTTATCGGTGATCAGAACGACAACGCTTTGTTCTTTCCCCAGGGCATTGCCCAATTCTTCTTTCGTATATATTTCCAATAAAGGAATCCTCTTCTGTTCTGCCAGTCTCCTGTAATTTCCGGCCGTTTCACTGCTGCCGTCACTGGCCAGGAAAGCCAGAGGAACCGTCTTTTTCTTCAAGTATTTATCGACTGCAAAGGCGCCGCTTACCGTCTTGCCGGCACGCTGGGCAAGACCAAGCAGACTCAATACGCTGCCATCTTTCATGTCAGGCTTTGCCGCAACGATTCATAAATTTCTTCAGAAACATTCGTTTTCAGCGAACGTTCCAGTCGATGCTCCTTATACGCCTTTTCCAGACAGGCTGCATCGCGACAGACATAAACGCCGCGGCCCGCTTTTTTGCCGCTCTCATCAATTTCCACGACATTCTCCGGCGTGCGAACGATACGAATCATTTCCTTTTTGCTCTTCTGCGCCTGACAACCTGCACAGACTCGGAGGGGAATCTTCCTTTTCTTGATCATTGCAGCCTCCTAATTCTCGTCGGCACGTGCTGCCTGCAATTCGTCAGGTACGCCCATTTCCGCCATCA comes from Megasphaera vaginalis (ex Bordigoni et al. 2020) and encodes:
- the infB gene encoding translation initiation factor IF-2, whose amino-acid sequence is MTTKRIFEAAREYGVPTKSVIQKLAEHNIKAGNFTGVDDKIQSILDKSFKGKKQGDAPKPQQSAGRQGGKTPQAAAVRPPQQREARQRKATDAADGRQQRQKDRSVRQMPDNRSKQSGNQNGQQRDGQQGAQRHGQSGKNGAQQNRGNRQNTANGRRNQQTEQRDNRAGGAVQGTQGGQHKQGEAKRTKYFGHSQQSGDSGHGKGGRTQNHGNKNGGNAKGSGSRPHTLLSNVLNKGKGKKNKNNRQAQHNQQNQVNAAPARKKNYPTAIELPETISVKDFAEKLGREVGEVIKRLLMGGIMATINQEIDYDTAVLIADEFNVAVTMEAAPEDPTEIEEIIDAEDSLQTRPPVVTIMGHVDHGKTSLLDAIRETNVTSHEAGGITQHIGAYQVRYKGRKIVFMDTPGHEAFTAMRARGAQVTDIAVLVVAADDGVMPQTIESINHAKSAGVPVIVAINKIDKESAAPQNVMQQLTEYGLISEDWGGDTIMVPVSAHTKVGLDELLENILVLAEVSDLKANPHRPAQGVVIEAKLDKGRGPVASVLIQKGTLHVGDTIIVGTCFGKVRAMNSERGERVKKAEPSIPVEILGLNDVPEAGDILHVTDEKTARSVAEKRAEKKRSSELHVNAKVTLDDLFNQIQQGELKELSLIVKGDVQGSVEALSQSLMAIKSDEVRISIVHSGVGAITESDIMLASASNALIIGFNVRPDAAARKAAERETVDMRTYRVIYDAINDVEAAIKGMLDKKYEEHILGRAEVRKVITTPKVIVGGSYIKEGKITNSSKIRLIRNGIVVHEGEVDGLRRFKDDVKEVVEGYECGITLENYRDIKEGDEIEAYEMVEVAPE
- the rnpM gene encoding RNase P modulator RnpM, with product MKKRKIPLRVCAGCQAQKSKKEMIRIVRTPENVVEIDESGKKAGRGVYVCRDAACLEKAYKEHRLERSLKTNVSEEIYESLRQSLT
- a CDS encoding L7Ae/L30e/S12e/Gadd45 family ribosomal protein, which gives rise to MKDGSVLSLLGLAQRAGKTVSGAFAVDKYLKKKTVPLAFLASDGSSETAGNYRRLAEQKRIPLLEIYTKEELGNALGKEQSVVVLITDKGFAKAIEDVLRTN